In the genome of Aspergillus flavus chromosome 8, complete sequence, one region contains:
- a CDS encoding putative lipopolysaccharide-induced transcription factor (regulating tumor necrosis factor alpha), whose amino-acid sequence MEKVPPTPVPVFDQQPEFYHPQPAAPPNAHVQSPVHDPNMMAAPQPYVYAAGGHPSGYNAATPLHALQRGPTPVDCPICGVREMTRTEAESGNTTHGWAAVICCCFCLGCIPYLMSSLKDYNHYCGQCGTMLATWHNSGRVEVHQNVRQ is encoded by the exons ATGGAGAAAGTACCACCCA CCCCCGTCCCCGTCTTCGACCAACAACCTGAATTCTACCACCCCCAGCCAGCCGCTCCTCCAAATGCCCACGTCCAATCTCCAGTACATGATCCCAACATGATGGCCGCACCACAGCCATACGTCTACGCCGCTGGCGGTCATCCAAGTGGATACAACGCTGCGACCCCGTTACATGCTTTACAACGCGGCCCTACCCCGGTTGATTGCCCCATCTGCGGAGTACGTGAGATGACCAGAACTGAGGCAGAGTCAGGAAACACAACACA TGGATGGGCTGCCGTTATTTGTTGCTGTTTCTGTCTGGGATGTATCCCATACCTGATGTCCTCTCTGAAAGACTACAACCATTACTGTGGTCAGTGTGGCACTATGCTGGCTACCTGGCATAACAGTGGAAGAGTTGAGGTGCATCAGAATGTGAGACAATAA